In Nicotiana tabacum cultivar K326 chromosome 19, ASM71507v2, whole genome shotgun sequence, one DNA window encodes the following:
- the LOC142173411 gene encoding uncharacterized protein LOC142173411, with translation MLKQIHLSIPLVDMLRDVPKYAKYIKDIVANKKRLTEFETVALIEECTSRIQYKLPQKLKDLGSFTIPVRIGEIDVGRPCVIWEQEENLLRVLRENKHAIGRTMSDIKGISPAFCMHKILMEEGHKPSVEHQCRLNPIMKEVGGMTVGVNEQNELIPTRTVTGLRICIDYRKLNNATRKGHFPLPFIDQILDRWTEVDKAKVEAIEKLPPPISVKVVRSFLGHAGFYCQFIKDFSKISSPLCWLLEKDVPFKFDNACLKAFEELKKKLEFDLVIRDRKGTENQVADHLSRLETRNHEAEGDVIKETFPDEQLLAVTAGEVSWYADFLNYLASGEMPPDLEPHAKKKFLRDVRSYVWDEPFLFKSCTDKLMRRCVLESKINAILHDCHASPYGGHHAGDKMASKVLQSGFYWPRLFKDAHEFVRRCDRCDRVAIDYVSKWVEAIAPPTNDAKVVVNFVKRHIFTRFGTLRVMISDGCTHFCNKLLDNVLVKYGVKYKVATTYHPQTSGQVEVSNREIKQILEKTVSASRKDWVELEHKTYLAIKKLNFDAELAGEKWFMQFNDLDEFCLHTYENAKLYKEKTKRWHDKNIHNCEFEPGQLVLLFNSRLRLFPGMLKSRWSGPFEVVRVTPHGAIELRIVGGERTFLVNGQRVKHYYGGDFGRQKSKVLLAND, from the exons ATGCTGAAGCAGATACACTTGAGCATCCCTTTGGTGGACATGCTCCGTGATGTCccaaaatatgcaaaatatatTAAGGATATAGTGGCAAATAAAAAGAGGTTAACTGAGTTTGAGACCGTCGCACTTATTGAGGAGTGCACTTCCAGGATTCAATATAAGCttccacaaaagcttaaggatTTGGGTAGTTTTACCATCCCCGTGAGGATTGGTGAAATTGATGTGGGTAggccttgtgtgatttgggagcaa GAAGAAAATCTCTTAAGGGTGCTGAGGGAGAACAAGCATGCCATTGGTaggacaatgtctgacataaaGGGTATTAGCCCTGcattctgcatgcacaaaatactCATGGAGGAGGGACACAAGCCTAGCGTGGAACATCAATGccgcctaaatccaatcatgaaagaggtg GGGGGTATGACTGTTGGAGTGAATGAACAAAATGAATTAATCCCAACTAGGACTGTGACTGGTTTGCGaatatgcatagattatagaaagtTGAATAATGCTACACGAAAAGGTCACTTCCCTCTGCCCTTCATTGATCAAATACTTGACAG ATGGACTGAAGTTGACAAGGCTaaggtggaagcaattgaaaaatTGCCACCACCGATTTCAGTGAAAGTAGTTAGGAGTTTTCTGGGACATGCAGGATTTTATTGCCAATTTATAAAGGATTTCTCAAAAATTTCCTCTCCTTTGTGCTGGTTGTTAGAGAAGGATGTGCCGTTCAAGTTTGATAatgcttgtctgaaagcattcGAGGAGCTGAAAAAGAAGTTA GAATTTGACTTAGTGATCCGAGATCGTaaaggaacagagaatcaagtggctgatcacttgtccaggTTAGAAACTCGGAATCATGAAGCTGAGGGAGATGTCATCAAGGAAACCTTCCCGGATGAGCAATTGTTGGCCGTTACTGCTGGGGAGGTGTCATGGTATGCAGATTTTCTAAACTATCTGGCAAGTGGAGAAATGCCACCTGATCTTGAACCTCATGCTAAAAAGAAGTTCTTGCGAGATGTGAGATCATATGTGTGGGATGAGCCGTTTCTGTTCAAATCGTGTACCGATAAGTTAATGAGAAGATGTGTGCTTGAATCTAAAATAAATGCTATCTTGCATGACTGTCATGCCTcgccctatggtggtcatcatgcgGGTGACAAAATGGCATCCAAGGTGTTGCAATCGGGTTTCTATTGGCCTAGGTTGTTTAAAGATGCCCATGAGTTCGTGAGGAGGTGTGATAGGTGTGATCGTGTGGCCATTGACTATGTGTcgaagtgggtggaggccattgctccTCCTACCAATGATGCCAAGGTTGTGGTTAACTTTGTGAAAAGGCATATCTTTACAAGGTTCGGCACTCTGAGAGTGATGATAAGTGATGGATGCACCCATTTCTGTAACAAGCTATTGGACAATGTCTTAGTGAAATACGGGGTCAAATATAAGGTTGCAACCACTTACCATCCTCAGActagtggacaagttgaagtgtcaaataGAGAGATAAAGCAGATTCTAGAGAAGACGGTTAGTGCAAGTAGGAAAGATTGGG tggaacttgagcacaagacCTATTTGGCGATAAAGAAGCTGAACTTTGATGCAGAATTAGCGGGTGAAAAATGGTTTATGCAATTCAACGATCTTGATGAGTTTTGCTTGCACACGTATGAGAATGCCaaattatacaaagaaaagaCCAAGCGCTGGCATGATAAGAATATCCACAATTGCGAGTTCGAACCGGGCCAAttggttctcttgtttaattcgagGTTGAGACTCTTTCCGGGGATGCTCAAATCGAGATGGTCCGGCCCGTTTGAGGTAGTGAGAGTCACTCCACATGGTGCAATTGAGTTGCGCATCGTAGGTGGCGAGAGAACGTTCTTAGTGAATGGACAAAGAGTAAAGCACTATTATGGAGGTGACTTTGGTCGTCAGAAGTCGAAGGTGTTACTTGCCAATGATTAG